Within the Paenibacillus sp. AN1007 genome, the region CGAGTTCCCGGAATGGATTCGGGAGAATCTTGGCGATATGAAAGATAAAACCATCATTACGTACTGCACGGGCGGTATTCGCTGCGAGAAGCTGACAGGGTTCATGATCAAAGAAGGCTTCCAGGATGTTGCCCAGCTTGAAGGTGGTATTGTCACGTACGGTAAAGACCCTGAGGTGCAGGGACGTCTGTTTGACGGTAAATGTTATGTATTTGATGAGCGAATCTCAGTGCCGATTAACCGCACCGATGAAGATATTGTCATCGCCAGCTGTTATCACTGCGGAACGACACATGACCGATATATTAATTGTCCAACCTGCAACCTGCAGCATGTGTGCTGTGAGGATTGCGAAGAGACGCATAACCGCTTTTGCTCGGATGCTTGCCGGGAGGCAGCGCCCGTACACGCATAAGCAGGAGAGCAGGTGCTGAACGTGAAGCGTGAAGAAGAACGTACAACGCGTGAACGGATTTTGTTCATGCTGAAACAGCAGGGAACGATGACTGCACGGGAAATCACTGCAAAGCTTGGACTGACCGGTATGGCGATTCGCCGCCATCTGACAGCACTGGAGCAGGACGGCTGGATTGAAGTACGCGAGGCTCGGGCAACAGCGGGACGACCATCGTCGGTATACCATCTGACGGATCGTGGAGATAGTTATTTTCCGAAGTCTTACTCTTCCCTGACACTGGAGCTGCTTGAAGAATTGTCAGACACCGCAGGTGGTAGTGTCGTGGATGCCCTTTTCGAAGGCCGCCGTGACAAGCTGCTTCGCAGCGGCTTGCCGCAGATGGAGGGGCATGACCTCGCGGGACGCGTGGAGGAACTGGCACGAATCCAGAATGCCAACGGGTATATGGCGGATGCGTCCAGAGAAGAGGATGGCACGTATGTCATCACTGAGCTGAACTGTCCGATCGTACAAGTCGCGAGTGTGTACAAGCAGGCCTGCCGCTGTGAACTGGAGCTGTTCCGCTCGCTGCTGCAAGCAGAGGTGGAGCGCACTGAATGTTACGCTGACGGCGGCAAGAAGTGCAGGTATCAGATTCGTGAAGCGTCGGGAAATTAAGTGAGAACGAGAATGATCTGAGCAGAATAATTTGTATAAAGAGATGGTCTTGGTATATCGAGGCTGTCTCTTTTTTTGATAAAAAATCACGTTTTTACGAATTAAATTACGTATTTACGTGTCAAAATGGAGATAAACCTGCTATAATGGAGTTCACATCTTGTGCATGCTGCATCTTTATATCTGTAGGCATAGAGCGGATATATATTGTTAAATTTGCGCATAGGAGCGAATAGTGATGAATGAACTTCTTGATCCCAAGAACGATTATGTGTTCAAGCGTATTTTTGGAAGTGAAGATAACAAGGATGTACTTTTGGCTTTTCTTAATCAGACATTCAAGAATGCAGGAGAATCTCTTTTAACAGAGATTGTTTTACTAAATCCATACACGGACAAGAATACGCCGAGAGAGAAGCAGTCCATATTAGATATTCATGCAAAAACAGATAAGGGCAAACTCATTAATGTAGAAATGCAGTTGTTTAACCAGTATGATCTAGAAAAAAGAACGTTGTTTTATTGGGGGAAGCAATTTTCTGGACAATTACTCGAAGGGCAGCGTTATAATGAACTTAAGAAATGTGTAACCATCAATATTATAAATTTCAGTATGCTTCCTAATGATCAGTATCACAACATATTTCATTTAAGAGAGGATCATACCAATATACCGTTAACCGATGATTTAGAAATTCATTTTATGGAAATCCCTAAGTTAAATGATAACAACATCAAGATGGATGACGGATTAGTGCGTTGGCTGTTATTTTTGAGGGGGATAACCAAATCCAGCTGGGAGGCG harbors:
- a CDS encoding Rpn family recombination-promoting nuclease/putative transposase, with the translated sequence MNELLDPKNDYVFKRIFGSEDNKDVLLAFLNQTFKNAGESLLTEIVLLNPYTDKNTPREKQSILDIHAKTDKGKLINVEMQLFNQYDLEKRTLFYWGKQFSGQLLEGQRYNELKKCVTINIINFSMLPNDQYHNIFHLREDHTNIPLTDDLEIHFMEIPKLNDNNIKMDDGLVRWLLFLRGITKSSWEAFMMHELEPALKKAMSVLEFLSQDEQARQEYEARQKFLRDEASMIEGAREEGLKKGLEEGIKEGIKEGIKEGEAVSKRKIAQNMLALGLDEEIIIKATGLSSSELESIQQNK
- a CDS encoding winged helix-turn-helix transcriptional regulator, encoding MLNVKREEERTTRERILFMLKQQGTMTAREITAKLGLTGMAIRRHLTALEQDGWIEVREARATAGRPSSVYHLTDRGDSYFPKSYSSLTLELLEELSDTAGGSVVDALFEGRRDKLLRSGLPQMEGHDLAGRVEELARIQNANGYMADASREEDGTYVITELNCPIVQVASVYKQACRCELELFRSLLQAEVERTECYADGGKKCRYQIREASGN